From a single Nymphaea colorata isolate Beijing-Zhang1983 chromosome 4, ASM883128v2, whole genome shotgun sequence genomic region:
- the LOC116253497 gene encoding uncharacterized protein At1g28695-like: MKNSEGRNLLSSGWAPTSLVPAVLMILGSLVILGLLYSSGYNQKAWNFFLSFQSTGDPLDAVLRRVAMENKTLIITGINKPYAGNNSMLELFLEAFRQGEDTQHLLEHLLVVAHDQPAFERCQQLHHHCYRLVTDGVDFAGEKMFMSQDYLKMVWRRTLFIGDVLKRGYNFIYTDADIVWFRNPFKRFTADDDVQMSCDHYDGRPYDTKNAANTGFHFARSNKKTIKFYDLWYESSKNYSKMHDQAALYILKDRGIIEQLGLKFRFLDTLYFGGFCQKSRDLREVNTMHANCCRSIKAKLADLRASLQQWKKFVSAKNFSSSGSWPRHTNCINSWRTTPTLTN; encoded by the exons ATGAAGAATTCAGAAGGCCGGAATCTTTTGAGCAGTGGGTGGGCGCCAACTTCACTGGTGCCTGCGGTTCTTATGATCCTCGGGTCTCTTGTGATTCTGGGGCTCCTCTACTCTTCCGGCTACAATCAGAAAGCATGgaacttttttctctctttccag AGTACAGGGGACCCTCTTGATGCTGTACTACGAAGAGTGGCCATGGAGAACAAGACCCTCATCATCACGGGGATAAACAAGCCATACGCAGGGAACAACAGCATGCTGGAGCTCTTCCTCGAGGCCTTCCGGCAAGGAGAGGACACGCAGCACCTGCTAGAGCACTTGCTCGTCGTGGCCCACGACCAGCCGGCCTTCGAGAGGTGCCAGCAGCTCCACCACCACTGCTACAGGTTGGTCACCGACGGCGTCGACTTCGCCGGAGAGAAGATGTTTATGAGCCAGGATTACCTGAAGATGGTGTGGAGGAGGACCCTCTTCATCGGAGACGTGCTCAAGCGAGGATACAACTTTATCTACACT GATGCTGACATAGTGTGGTTCCGGAATCCATTCAAGCGATTTACTGCAGATGATGATGTGCAGATGAGCTGTGACCATTACGACGGCAGGCCCTACGATACCAAGAACGCCGCCAACACCGGCTTTCATTTCGCGAGATCAAACAAGAAGACGATCAAATTTTACGATCTATGGTACGAGAGCAGTAAGAACTACTCAAAGATGCATGATCAAGCTGCACTGTACATTCTCAAGGACCGTGGCATCATTGAGCAACTGGGCCTGAAGTTCAGGTTTCTGGACACGCTCTACTTTGGTGGGTTCTGCCAGAAAAGCAGAGACCTGAGGGAGGTCAACACGATGCACGCAAACTGCTGCCGGAGCATAAAGGCGAAGTTGGCTGACCTGAGGGCTTCGCTTCAGCAGTGGAAGAAATTCGTTTCTGCCAAAAACTTCAGTTCCAGTGGGTCGTGGCCGAGACACACGAATTGCATCAATTCATGGAGGACTACGCCTACTCTTACTAACTGA